The Candidatus Saccharimonadales bacterium nucleotide sequence TCAAAGTCTCAAAAACACCGCAGAGTATGTAGAGAAGCTGCATGGCCAATATTTTAAGCTCGCGTATAAAAATTTGTCATTCGAGCTATACTGACACTATGAAACCTGAGTACCAAATACTACCCTTTGAAGATGCCACTTTGTGGCGAGCATGGCTTGATAAAAACCATACTACTAGTGACGGCGTATGGATGCGTATTTATAAAAAAGCCTCAGGTATTACATCTGTCACGTATGCCGAGGCGCTTGACAATTCACTATGTTACGGATGGATAGACGGCCAGAAAAAATCGTACGATGAACTATCTTTTTTGCAAAAATTTACGCCTAGGCGAAAACGAAGTATGTGGTCAAAGCGAAACATTGAGCATATCGCACGACTCAAAGATGCTGGCCTTATGATGCCAGCAGGCTTAGCTGAAATCACCAGAGCTCAAGAAGATGGTAGATGGCAAGCTGCTTACGATGCACCAAGTAACATGACTATTCCAGATGAATTTCTTAAAGAAATTGAAAAGTATCCGCAGGCACGAGAGTTTTTTGAAACACTGAATAAAACACATAGATATGCCATAGCGTGGCGCCTTCAAACGGCTAAAACAGATGCAACCAGGGCTCGACGTCAAGCTAAGATTATTGCAATGCTCGGCGAGCAAAACTTTGTCTAAAATCTAAACAGTAGTCCGCAGTTTATGTTGTTTCATCAGTAACTTATAGTCTGCATCGTTTTTTGCTGTTTCATAACGATGGTAGAATATTCTTGCCGACTCTGCTTTGATTGGATCTTCCTTTGTTCTCGGTAATTCGTTACGTCCATGCGATCCACTTTGTCCCTTTTTATCATCTGGAACTGATCCATCATATTTCTTGCCACCTTTATGATTTGCATATCGACGTGAGCGGGTGTACCCCATCTGGAGAAACTTTCGTGCCATATCCATACCAACAAAATCATCCTGCTTTTTATATTCATAAAACTTTGCAAGTATTTTATCAGCAGAAGCCTCCGCCTTATCCGGTGTTGCAAATTTCCAGTAGGGAAGTAGTTCACTTTTATATGGTTCTACCAGCAAAACACCTTGTTCGCCGCGGCCCACGATGTACTTTTCGGGAAACTTTCTGAAGTCAATATTCCAATCTACGTCTTTGTAGTTCATATATAAATTATATCTTAGAAAACGGTTCCCAAAGTTCGACTTTGTTGCCTTCTGGGTCGAGCACCCAGCCAAATTTCCCATACTCTCCTTCATCGAACTCTCCGATGACATGACAGCCTTCTTCGCGGAGAAGGGTGAGAAGACCTGTGAGATCTGCTACTAAGTAATTTACCATAAAGGGTGACGTACTTGGCGAGAATGATTCATCATCTACAGGTGCGATACGCCATGCAGTTGCCTCGCCAGCAAGTTTACCGTCTTTCTGTTTCCAATCAAATGCAGCTCCACCCCAATCCTGCACGTCGATACCCAGATGTAATTTATACCAATCCTGTAGCGCTTTTGGATCTTTAGCTTTGAAAAAAATACCACCAATGCCTATAACTCGTTTCATATTAAAACTATAGCACTATAGTAGATTTAAAGCAGATACGACCTAAGAGAATAGATAAAAGCAGAGCATTATTATGCTTATCTCGCATAATCTTGATAAAATAGAAGTATGAGAAAAATAATTGTACTATCTTTTATTACACTTGATGGGGTCATGCAGGCACCTGGCGGACCAGATGAAGACATATCTGGAGGATTTAAATATGGGGGATGGACTGTGCCTTATTTTAATGAGGCTGATGACGCGGCAAATGAAATGATGGAAAAACAAATGAAGTCAGCCGATCTTCTTCTTGGTCGGAGAACGTTTGACATTTTTGCCGCATACTGGCCAGCTCACGCGGACGAATGGCCTGGCATTAATGACGTAACGAAGTACGTCGTCAGTAACACAGTAGACAAATCAGACTGGCAGAACTCAGTATTTCTAAATAATGTCGATGACATTAAAAAACTGCGAGACTCTGAGGGCTCCGATATCCAGGTACATGGAAGTGGTAATATGATTCAAACACTACTGAGGCATGATTTAGTCGACGAGCTATGGCTCAAAACATTTCCAATTGTACTTGGTTCAGGGAAGCGTCTCTTTGCTGAAGGAACCATGCCTGCAGCATTCACTCTCATTGAAAGTTTCGTAACACCAAATGGTGTCATTTTTGCAAATTACAAACTAGACGGTGAAGTCAAGACTGGTTCATTCGTATAAATTTTCTACGGACACAGCAAGATATTGATTTTATTCTATAAATATGTTATCATATATTCTATCTGCAAAGATAGGACAAGCGTCTCCTTTAGGCGCTCGCAAAGAGAGGCATCAGTATGACAACGCTTCGCTTCCAGGAGCTACGGAGAGGTGAGGTGACGCCGAAGTACTTGGCGGACATCAATCACCTTCTGCCGCAGCTCTCGTCCACTGCCGTTCCGTGTAACGACATGTGGATCGAGGAGATGTACGACAACAGCACCCGTCTCTTCGTTGCCATCGATGGTGACACGATCGTGGGCACGGTACTCTTGGTACCGATGGTCATTCTCGTCGGACAGAAGGACTGGATCGAGGACGTCGTCATCGACGAGAAGTATCGTCGCCAAGGAGTCGCCAGCGCACTCATGGACATGGCAGAACGTGCCAGTCGGGAGCGTGGCGCTACGAGCATCAATCTCACGTCCAATCCGGATCGTGGTGGTGCTCGTCAGATGTACGGCGAACGTGGCTACATGGTTCGTGATACCGGTGTTTTCCGCCTGGTGCACTGAGACCCACAAGGTCTAATAACCCCGCTATCTAAGGAGGCTCCTAAAAAGTGAGCCCCGTTGGTAGCGGGGTATTCACTTTTTAAAGTAAATTTATACCACTCAGATTCAAGAAAGGCTTCATTCGGAGCCTATTTTTATACTCAGGAATAAATAAGAATTGAAGAGTAATGTATATAGAGAAGGAGATAATTTTATGCACAATTATCAGATGATGAATGGACATGGCGTTGACTCAAGTTGGGGATTTGTAATGATGCTCCTTTGGGCTGTAATTATCGCTGGAATAATACTTGTTATCGTGCGGTTTGCGAGAGGGCATGAACATCGTGGTGTATCACCACGTGGCCAGGATGCGGTGGACATTGTCAAAGAACGCTACGCTAAAGGTGAAATAGATAAAGAACAGTTCGAACAGCTTAAGAAGGATCTTGCTAAGTAATTGTCACTGCGTGCAGATATAACGAGACCAGTACATATAATAGTCAGAATAGGAATAGGAGTTATCCAATGATTGAAGCAAAAGCACGCGCAGTATTTAGTCCTGAAGGTAAATATGAGAAAACTATCATTCGTCGACGAGACGTCAGACCAAAGGATGTTTTAATAGATATTAAATTTGCTGGAATTTGCCATTCGGATATTCATACAGTACGGCAGGAATGGAGTGACGATGTCGTCTATCCTATTACACCAGGCCATGAGATTGCTGGAATTGTTAGCAAAGTCGGAGACGCAGTCACGATGTACAAAGTCGGTGACCGAGTTGGTGTTGGCTGCATGGTAGATTCTTGCGGTGAATGCGAATATTGTCTTCGAGGGGAAGAGCAGTTCTGTGTTAAAGATAGTGTCGGAACGTATGATGATACGGATAGATTTGGTAACAATGAGCAAACTCAAGGTGGCTATTCATCATGCATTGTTGTCAAAGAAAACTTCGTTATTGGCATACCTGAAGGAATAGAGCTTTCAAAAGCCGCACCGCTCCTTTGTGCTGGTATAACAACCTATTCGCCACTTCATCACTGGAAGGCTGGCCCTGGTAAAAAAGTCGCTATCGTTGGACTCGGTGGGCTTGGGCATATGGCCGTAAAAATTGCGCATGCAATGGGTGCAGAAGTAACTGTTCTATCGCACTCGGAAAAGAAGCGTGACGACAGCCTCAAGTTTGGTGCCGACAATTACTACGATACTAGCAAGGAAAATACACTTGAAGATCTCGAAAGTACATTTGACTTGATCATAAACACAGTCAGTACTGCCTCAATGGATGTTAGTCCCTACTTAAAGACGCTTAAAGTAGATGGGACAATGGTCAACGTGGGAGCACCTGCAGACCCTGTTCCAGTAGACATCTTCGCGTTACTAGGTGGACGCCGCTCATGGGCAGGCTCACCAATAGGTGGTATTAAAGAAACTCAGGAAATGCTTAATTTTTGCGCAGAGCATGGTATTAGTGCGGATATAGAGCTTATCACTGCTGATGAGATTGACGATGCATATGAGCGTGTCCTAAATTCAGATGTGCGCTATCGATTCGTAATAGATTCATCCACACTTTAGATCGTATAAAGTGTCAAACAAAAAAACAGTGCTCACGAATGTGGGCACTGTTTTATATGAGCGATAGACTATAGTTCTGAAACTGACGAGATTTTAAATGTTGCAGTCTTTAGTGCTTCGAGCTTAGTGCTTTCCACGTATTTGAATGCTTCTAAGTCCTGTGACTGAGTTGAGCCAAGTTTATCGACAGATATTGTATCGTCAACGATGCGGTTTCCGGCTGCATCTACTGCTTCGACTTTAATATAGTATGATTTTGCTTCGCCGAGTTTATTTGTAACTTTTACGGGTAGTTTTGTTGTGACAATACCGTATTCTCCTTCAACTGCAGAAAAGGTTCCAAGGGTTACATCAACATCTTTACCAAGAATATCCGCAGTTGCATCACCTGACATTTTATCAAGTGATTTATTGGCTTCTTTGGATGCACCATCTAAAACACTGCTATAAAATGATTGGCTTGCAATAACAATAATGAATGCAAGTACAGATAGAATGATCGCAGCGATTGCCATTCCCTTGCCGCGTCGTTTAGACTTTGTTGTGCCAACGAGTCCAACAATACCAAACACCAAACCTATAACTGCGAGAAATGCAGCAAAATTGTTAATGATTGGGATAGCAGATAGTAAAAGAGCAATAATCCCCAGGATTAGCCCAACTAAGGCAGCTGTCGATAATTTCTTAACTGTTACTTGTTTCGTTACTTCTTCCATGTGACTCCACTCCTTGTTTAACTATGTGATTTGATTATATGCTATTTTTGAGTTATTCAACTAATTATCAGGTGTATGTAATCTATATCTTTAATTCAATAAAAATAGCATCTATAAAACGCTTATTGATACATTTGATATAGTTATAAGATGATCAAAAATACATCTCAAAATTTCAATATCGCGACTTTCTCAATAGTCGCGAGAAGCAAAGACGGTCAAAGTTTTGGTGTTGCAGTTGCAAGTAAATTTCTCGCGGTAGGGAGTTACGTACCGGCAGCAACAGTTCACGGTGCACTTGCAACGCAGGCAAGTACCAACATGGGTCTTAGGACTGAAGGAATGAATATGCTCGAAGAGGGTGTGTCGGCTGAAGAAGTTCTTAAGATATTTTTTGAGTCGGACTCAAAAAGAAACTTACGACAAGCTGGTGTTGTTGACGCCAAGGGTTTATCCGCTACATACACGGGTGAAGATTGCCAACCATGGGCCGGTGGTCATGCAGAAGCACACCCAAGTGGATCATTTGCCATTCAAGGAAACCTTCTCGCTGGCCCAGAGGTTGTTGAGTCTATGGTTGCAGCATGGTGCAACTCAGACACCGGCCTTAGCCTTGCCTGGCGTCTTATGGCTGCACTAGAAGCAGGTCAAGCAGCGGGTGGCGATAGTCGTGGTGATCAGGCGGCAGCACTATATGTCGTAGAGAAAGACAAAGGCTTTGAAGGTACATCGGACATCGCTGTCGATCTTAGGTGTGATGATTCAAGTGAACCAATTAAAGAGTTAAAACGACTGCTCCAACTGCACGACGAGCTCTTCAAATAATAAAAATATATACGAAGAATTCGAATATTAATAGTGCGACGATGGGCAAGCTCATATACGCGTTACTAAAGAGCGCTAAAACAACACTCGATGATATGATCATCCACTAAAGCACATACGAATATTATTCGCTATAATTAGTAGTATGCCACGTAAAGCTCGTCAGTCACATTCAGCTGCAGATTTCGATCTTGATGTTCTTTCAGGAGACATGGATATGTTTCGTTGGTTCCTGCTTTGTTATCTTTTAGGGAAACCTATTCAGTCAGTCGTTGCGGTAAAAACATGGCAACTTTTTATTGAAGAAAAACTCGATACACCGTGGGCAATTGCCGAAGCCTCAGACTACAGGCTTGTCAGTGTGCTGCATGAAGGCGGATATACGAGATATCAGCATGTCGTTGCACATGGGCTGCAGGTCTGTATGGAGCGACTTATACGTGAATATGATGGATCACTGTATCTTATGCTTGAAAGTAGCATGGATGAGGATGAGTTTTCAAAGAGAATTCAAAAACTGTATGGTGTTGGTCCAAAGATAGCAGAAATATTCATGCGAGAGACCGAAGAAGTATTTGCACGCAGGGTTGAGTAGTAGATCAATCTAACTCATTACATTATGGATACATAGAGTATATTATTATATAATGTTTATCTATGTCTATCGCTCTTCTTTTTATTTTCTTTGCAGTCATATTTATCTGTGCCTTCTTTATTATCTCGGGCTTTAGGGGTGCAGTATGGGTACCCGCGTTTTCTAAGGATTTAATACTTATTCAGCAGCAACTTCGATTAGAGGCTGGTATGAATGTTTATGAATTTGGCTGCGGGGATGCAAGATTTTTACGCCAGGCAGCCCGAAGAGGAGCGATCAGTACCGGTTACGAAATTAACCCAGTTATGGCTCTCATTGCTAAATTTTTGTCATATCGTGCAAACGTCACTATAAATATCGGTGATGCTTGGGGCAAATCATTCCATTCAGCCGATGTTGTATTTGCTTTTCTCATGCCAGAATATATGGAAAGACTCGCACAGAAGATGAAAAAAGAGCTGATGCCTGGTGCGACAGTTGTCACGTATGTTTATCCACTGCCAGGTATGCAGCATTATCTTTTTGAAGGTAATGCATACTTTTATAAAATACCGTAGTGGCACGATTTTATAATTATTCCAAACATCTTTATCATAAGAGCTATTGTATTTAGTGGCCGATGTTTGGGATACTTATGTGTATGGACGAGCAGGCCGCACCTATACCTAGAATGTTCAATACCTTAACTCAGAAGGTTAGTTTCGTATATAACAAAACACACTGGTTTACAGATAAAGAAGCTTGGACGCTATATAGGATAGTCGCATTTGGTGAAGCATTTGGCTGGACGCTACTCATTAGTGCCATCACTTATAGGGCATTTCATTTACCTGGGTATGCGATTGCAGTCAGTATTGCTGGCATGACACATGGCTTATTCTTCTCTCTATATTTTCTCTTTGTATTTCTCACTGCACGGAGTATGAAATGGGGATTTTGGCGAATGTCAGGGGCACTCGTTACTGGGATTGCACCATATACATCGCTTATATTTGAAAAGATTATGGCACGTGATCGAAAAAAACGACCAATCTATGTAGAGCCACCGGAAGATATTTAGATAAAACTCGCAACGAGATCAGGGCGGAGCAGTGGCAAATGGTGTCCACCAGCAACGCTTGTAGTTGTGATGTTTCCACTCAGTGTGTTGAGCTTTCCAAGGTCCCTGATATATCCAATACGATCATCAAGTCCAGAAAGAATAACGGTGGTTGCCGTTACAGCAGCAAGGTCTGCCTCAATTTTTGCAGAATAAATAACATTACGTAAACTGCGTAGGCGGGAAGCAGCTGTACTTTGGAAAATATATGTACGACGAGATGCTGCACCATCACCAACTTTATTTGGGAGCAGTCGGAGGACAGTAATTAATTTAAAAAGTCCCATGACGATCGTATTAAGACCGGGTCGGAGGCCAATCTTATAAAAGATATTGGTACCCATAATTTCTTCTCTTGCTAGTTTTGCATCAAGGAATATAGGCATATTTGTAAGAAGTAGTTTACTTACTTTTAACGGATGAATACTTGCATAGCGTAGAGAAACGAGTGCGCCCATCGAGTGACCAACAAGTGTAAATGGTTCGTCAATACCAATACTGTCGAGTGTCGCATTGATACTCGCCATATGAGCATCATAGTCATAGCGGCTACAGCCTGGTTTTGGTGATTTACCAAATCCAAGGAGGTCAATACTAATCACTCTGTGTGACTGTGCTAGAGTATCACTCACTTGCGCCCAGTATCGTGAGCTTGCCATATAGCCATGGAGCAAAACAACAACAGAGCCGTGTCCGATATCTTGATAATTGAGTAGTTTTGGTGTCTTCATATACACATCTTAGCAATTTACGTAAAACATTTATGTAATATATCTTACAATGACGCAATATCTTTAAAAATATAATTATTATCATCTATAACACCTTAGAGATCAAATATAATTATTGCTATTATTTAACATTTATGTTATTATAAATTAACTTTGTAGAAGATTTATTTCTCCAGAGTGTATTGACAACTAGGCATAAGAAATCTCTCTATACTTCAATGACGACGGTAAACGCCAATCGTCAACACAGTTCAGGAGGCAACATGTACAGCAAGACAGAAGTACACGTTCGACCCATCACGGCAGTCGGGAATTTTCCGATTGCCAACAGGATCGTGAACCGCTACCTCATGGTGGCTGCGAATTTCATTCTCGCAATGCTGCTCGGATGGGTGATGTTCGTCGGAGTTGGGTTGTGGCTGGTGCTCTATCTGGTCAGCCTGCCGCTCCATGTAGTTTTCAGGGTGTGTGGACGTCAGGGTTTTCTCCGTATCGGAGGAAGCCTGATGTATACCTTGAACTCGCCGAAGGTGGCGTTCAGCAAGAAGTAAGAGTTGAGGACGCTGTAAAGTAACGTGACGCGTGGACATTGGTTCATAGCCACGGGACTTTATCCGTGTCTATTCAAGTGTCTACGCGTCATAGTTGCTCCACAAATGTGTATTTGTGCTGATGAGTCTAAAAAGACGAAAGCAACCCTGGAAAAAGTCATACCTACAATGGATATATATCGGGTATACTAACTATAATGACAAAAATAAACAAAAGTATTGCTGCTCTTACGATCGGTGCACTAGGTGTTGTTTTTGGAGATATCGGAACGAGCCCACTTTACGCGCTACAAGTTGTATTTGGGCAGCAGGGTCAACATCTAGCCGTTAGTCAGCTGAATGTATACGGTATTATTTCACTTGTTATTTGGTCGATTATCTTAGTCGTCTCAATTAAATTCATCGGATTCATTATGCGAGCAGATAACGAAGGTGAAGGTGGTATCATGGCCCTTGTCTCACTCGTAAAAAGCACGAATATTCGTGCAAGATATAAGTGGTTTTTCATTACAATCGGCCTTATAGGGGTTGCACTATTTTATGGTGATAGCGCTATTACACCCGCGATTTCAGTACTATCTGCAGTCGAAGGCCTCCATGTCGTTGCACCAAGTCTTGGTTCATTTATACTTCCAATCACCCTTATTGTTCTTATAGTACTTTTTTGGATTCAAAAATACGGGACAAATATTTTAGGAAAGCTATTTGGTCCTGTTATGCTACTTTGGTTTATCACAATAGCCCTTGGTGGCGGTTGGCAGATTTGGCAACATCCCGGCGTCCTACAGACACTTTCTCCTCTTACCGCGATCGACTTCTTTATTGCGCAGCCATTTTCTGCGTTCATTGCAATGACGGCAGTGGTACTTGCTATTACGGGTGCGGAAGCGCTCTATGCGGATATGGGACATTTTGGTCGTCGACCAATCGCAAAAGCATGGTTCTTAGTTGTGTTTCCCGCACTGGCACTTTGTTACATGGGGCAGGGCGCCCTCATTTTACATAGTCCTGACGTGAGTAGTAATCTACTCGTCCAGCTATTTCCAGGAGCAGTGCAAATACCTGTCGTTATTCTCGCGACTATAGCGACAATTGTCGCTTCGCAGTCTGTCATATCTGGAGCTTTCTCGCTTACCAAACAAGCCGTTCAACTCGGCTTTCTTCCAAAGATGTTGGTAAAACATACATCCGATCGCGCCATTGGCCAGGTGTACGTACCACTGATTAATTCAATACTTTTTGTGAGTGTCATTCTTCTGGTCATATTATTTGGTTCGTCAGACAAGCTAGCGAATGCCTACGGTATTGCGGTGAGTGGAACACTTGCAGCTGATACTATATTATTCCTTGTAGTTCTTCGAACGATATGGCGCAGATCGAAAACTGAACTTGCTGTACTGGCGGTCATATTCCTTTCTGTCGATCTTTTATTTATCTCGTCAAATCTTACAAAGATATTTCACGGGGGACTATTCCCAGTTATCATCGGAGTATTTGCTTTTCTGATCATGAGTACCTGGCTTAAGGGCGGAAAGATTGTTGATGCTGAGCGCATTCAGATGGAGGGACCACTCCAAGGTTTTATAGATAAAATTCATGCAATGAAGCCAGCCGTAAAAAGAGTCCCAGGGGCGGCGGTTTTCATAGGGCATCATTCGACTCTCGCTCCGCTGGCATTACACGCAACCGTTGAAGAATTTCATGAACTACCAGAAAAGGTTGTTATTGTTTCAGTTCACCTGACAACTGCAGCACATGTGCCTAAAGAGGAACGTGCAGTATTTGAAGATCTTACGTTTAGAGACGGCATTAGTCATGTGACGTTATCCTATGGCTTCCACGATAGTATCAATATTCCAAAAGCTTTAAAAGCGATACGAAGACTCAACGGAGAACTTGATTTTAATCCCGATACAGCCACCTATATTGTTTCGAGTAATAATGTTGTGTACACGAAGAGAAGGAACCTTGCGAGGTGGCGGAAATCTATATATGGCTTCATGTCAAAAAATGCCATGAGCGTTAGTGACTACTATAAACTACCAATTGAACGCACCGAAGAGATGAGGATTTCTATTAAGTTATAATTTTAAACTTTGGTATGATCTTAATATGACTAAAACAGGAATAAGAACTGGAATATTACTGCACGTATATCACTTAGGCGCAATTGGCTGGGAAAAATTTGTCTGGGGTGATCCAGCAAGTAATCAGCTTGGTACGCTTACAAAATTTGTCGATACTCTACTTGATATTCCTTATGACCAGGATGTAAAGTCTATCGTATTTAGTGGTCCATCTGAAAAAGAGGGACTTATTGAAGGCGCGTATACGAAACGCTATCTTATTGATCGTCTCGATCAACTACGTCGTTTTAGTACTTTAAACGAAAAAATTATTCTTCTAAGTGATGAACAATATAGTATTTTTCTTGAGAGAGTACATGCTCTAACGGTTGGTCCTGTTATTAAAAATACGCTAGACGAAGTTATTCATGCTGCTGAGTATTTTAATCACGACACAGCCGCTCAACACGTTATCCAAATAGCAACACCGAGTCACGCACCGCGCTGTCTACAAAATCAACTCATCGCAAGACGTGAGTTACATATACCAAAAACACAGCTATGGTACGTTGCAGCAAGTGATGTCTGTTTTGATGGTACGACAATCGAAGACGTGGTGATACTTGAACCACCACACAGGGGAGATGATCCTATGTCCGGCTTCAGCCCTAATCTTGCATCAGTTATAAAGTCGTATTTTAAATTAGAGGCAAATCACAAGAAAGATCTTATACGTACGATTCAAGATACACTAACGAGATTTAAAAAATAGTTTGGTGTTAAGAGGTAATTGTCTGACAAACTATTTTAATGTATAATCGTCTAAGCATCTACGCTAGTTGTGGCTCTTTAGCTCAGTTGGTAGAGCAGGGGCTTGAAGAGCCCTGTGTCCCCAGT carries:
- a CDS encoding DUF3817 domain-containing protein, which produces MDEQAAPIPRMFNTLTQKVSFVYNKTHWFTDKEAWTLYRIVAFGEAFGWTLLISAITYRAFHLPGYAIAVSIAGMTHGLFFSLYFLFVFLTARSMKWGFWRMSGALVTGIAPYTSLIFEKIMARDRKKRPIYVEPPEDI
- a CDS encoding GNAT family N-acetyltransferase; translated protein: MTTLRFQELRRGEVTPKYLADINHLLPQLSSTAVPCNDMWIEEMYDNSTRLFVAIDGDTIVGTVLLVPMVILVGQKDWIEDVVIDEKYRRQGVASALMDMAERASRERGATSINLTSNPDRGGARQMYGERGYMVRDTGVFRLVH
- a CDS encoding VOC family protein, giving the protein MKRVIGIGGIFFKAKDPKALQDWYKLHLGIDVQDWGGAAFDWKQKDGKLAGEATAWRIAPVDDESFSPSTSPFMVNYLVADLTGLLTLLREEGCHVIGEFDEGEYGKFGWVLDPEGNKVELWEPFSKI
- a CDS encoding DUF4385 domain-containing protein — translated: MNYKDVDWNIDFRKFPEKYIVGRGEQGVLLVEPYKSELLPYWKFATPDKAEASADKILAKFYEYKKQDDFVGMDMARKFLQMGYTRSRRYANHKGGKKYDGSVPDDKKGQSGSHGRNELPRTKEDPIKAESARIFYHRYETAKNDADYKLLMKQHKLRTTV
- a CDS encoding SHOCT domain-containing protein; this translates as MHNYQMMNGHGVDSSWGFVMMLLWAVIIAGIILVIVRFARGHEHRGVSPRGQDAVDIVKERYAKGEIDKEQFEQLKKDLAK
- a CDS encoding dihydrofolate reductase family protein produces the protein MRKIIVLSFITLDGVMQAPGGPDEDISGGFKYGGWTVPYFNEADDAANEMMEKQMKSADLLLGRRTFDIFAAYWPAHADEWPGINDVTKYVVSNTVDKSDWQNSVFLNNVDDIKKLRDSEGSDIQVHGSGNMIQTLLRHDLVDELWLKTFPIVLGSGKRLFAEGTMPAAFTLIESFVTPNGVIFANYKLDGEVKTGSFV
- a CDS encoding KUP/HAK/KT family potassium transporter, encoding MTKINKSIAALTIGALGVVFGDIGTSPLYALQVVFGQQGQHLAVSQLNVYGIISLVIWSIILVVSIKFIGFIMRADNEGEGGIMALVSLVKSTNIRARYKWFFITIGLIGVALFYGDSAITPAISVLSAVEGLHVVAPSLGSFILPITLIVLIVLFWIQKYGTNILGKLFGPVMLLWFITIALGGGWQIWQHPGVLQTLSPLTAIDFFIAQPFSAFIAMTAVVLAITGAEALYADMGHFGRRPIAKAWFLVVFPALALCYMGQGALILHSPDVSSNLLVQLFPGAVQIPVVILATIATIVASQSVISGAFSLTKQAVQLGFLPKMLVKHTSDRAIGQVYVPLINSILFVSVILLVILFGSSDKLANAYGIAVSGTLAADTILFLVVLRTIWRRSKTELAVLAVIFLSVDLLFISSNLTKIFHGGLFPVIIGVFAFLIMSTWLKGGKIVDAERIQMEGPLQGFIDKIHAMKPAVKRVPGAAVFIGHHSTLAPLALHATVEEFHELPEKVVIVSVHLTTAAHVPKEERAVFEDLTFRDGISHVTLSYGFHDSINIPKALKAIRRLNGELDFNPDTATYIVSSNNVVYTKRRNLARWRKSIYGFMSKNAMSVSDYYKLPIERTEEMRISIKL
- a CDS encoding DUF4190 domain-containing protein, whose amino-acid sequence is MEEVTKQVTVKKLSTAALVGLILGIIALLLSAIPIINNFAAFLAVIGLVFGIVGLVGTTKSKRRGKGMAIAAIILSVLAFIIVIASQSFYSSVLDGASKEANKSLDKMSGDATADILGKDVDVTLGTFSAVEGEYGIVTTKLPVKVTNKLGEAKSYYIKVEAVDAAGNRIVDDTISVDKLGSTQSQDLEAFKYVESTKLEALKTATFKISSVSEL
- a CDS encoding DNA methylase → MPRKARQSHSAADFDLDVLSGDMDMFRWFLLCYLLGKPIQSVVAVKTWQLFIEEKLDTPWAIAEASDYRLVSVLHEGGYTRYQHVVAHGLQVCMERLIREYDGSLYLMLESSMDEDEFSKRIQKLYGVGPKIAEIFMRETEEVFARRVE
- a CDS encoding NAD(P)-dependent alcohol dehydrogenase is translated as MIEAKARAVFSPEGKYEKTIIRRRDVRPKDVLIDIKFAGICHSDIHTVRQEWSDDVVYPITPGHEIAGIVSKVGDAVTMYKVGDRVGVGCMVDSCGECEYCLRGEEQFCVKDSVGTYDDTDRFGNNEQTQGGYSSCIVVKENFVIGIPEGIELSKAAPLLCAGITTYSPLHHWKAGPGKKVAIVGLGGLGHMAVKIAHAMGAEVTVLSHSEKKRDDSLKFGADNYYDTSKENTLEDLESTFDLIINTVSTASMDVSPYLKTLKVDGTMVNVGAPADPVPVDIFALLGGRRSWAGSPIGGIKETQEMLNFCAEHGISADIELITADEIDDAYERVLNSDVRYRFVIDSSTL
- a CDS encoding alpha/beta hydrolase, with product MKTPKLLNYQDIGHGSVVVLLHGYMASSRYWAQVSDTLAQSHRVISIDLLGFGKSPKPGCSRYDYDAHMASINATLDSIGIDEPFTLVGHSMGALVSLRYASIHPLKVSKLLLTNMPIFLDAKLAREEIMGTNIFYKIGLRPGLNTIVMGLFKLITVLRLLPNKVGDGAASRRTYIFQSTAASRLRSLRNVIYSAKIEADLAAVTATTVILSGLDDRIGYIRDLGKLNTLSGNITTTSVAGGHHLPLLRPDLVASFI
- a CDS encoding methyltransferase domain-containing protein, with the protein product MSIALLFIFFAVIFICAFFIISGFRGAVWVPAFSKDLILIQQQLRLEAGMNVYEFGCGDARFLRQAARRGAISTGYEINPVMALIAKFLSYRANVTINIGDAWGKSFHSADVVFAFLMPEYMERLAQKMKKELMPGATVVTYVYPLPGMQHYLFEGNAYFYKIP
- a CDS encoding DUF1028 domain-containing protein: MIKNTSQNFNIATFSIVARSKDGQSFGVAVASKFLAVGSYVPAATVHGALATQASTNMGLRTEGMNMLEEGVSAEEVLKIFFESDSKRNLRQAGVVDAKGLSATYTGEDCQPWAGGHAEAHPSGSFAIQGNLLAGPEVVESMVAAWCNSDTGLSLAWRLMAALEAGQAAGGDSRGDQAAALYVVEKDKGFEGTSDIAVDLRCDDSSEPIKELKRLLQLHDELFK
- a CDS encoding YdeI/OmpD-associated family protein, translating into MKPEYQILPFEDATLWRAWLDKNHTTSDGVWMRIYKKASGITSVTYAEALDNSLCYGWIDGQKKSYDELSFLQKFTPRRKRSMWSKRNIEHIARLKDAGLMMPAGLAEITRAQEDGRWQAAYDAPSNMTIPDEFLKEIEKYPQAREFFETLNKTHRYAIAWRLQTAKTDATRARRQAKIIAMLGEQNFV